One window of Athalia rosae chromosome 2, iyAthRosa1.1, whole genome shotgun sequence genomic DNA carries:
- the LOC105684938 gene encoding methionyl-tRNA formyltransferase, mitochondrial, whose product MMLVINNIKHYGFRASTLNLTMTNRIFTRIQWHRQILSHVKNISAQAGPPWSVLFFGTDDFALQSLKLLYTEYETRELLCRLEVVTSYHGKENHVTKFAKQHHIQLHHWPPKISLDNFHIGLVVSFGHLIPLDMISSFPLGMLNVHGSLLPRWRGAAPIIYTLMNGDSETGVSIMKIMPKVFDIGEVLAQSKIEVRDDETMPELRTRMSQLGANLLLDTVRKLPNILESAKPQSNDGITYAPRVTSKLSLVKWNEMTAKRVFDLYRALYDLYPLTTKFMGLTIKLLEIELLKDPPLGNNSSNHLPGLVMYSKDLDRLVVHCRDNSWITVGKIGYPGRPPMSARDFHNGFLYKNKQKKSFFEG is encoded by the exons ATGATGCTAGTTATCAACAACATCAAGCACTATGGATTCAGAGCTTCGACCCTAAATCTAACAATGACAAATCGCATATTCACGCGAATTCAGTGGCACCGGCAAATTTTATcacacgtgaaaaatatttctgcacAAGCAGGACCTCCGTGGAGCGTGTTGTTCTTTGGAACAGACGATTTTGCACTGCAGAGTCTTAAACTACTTTACACTGAATA TGAAACTAGGGAACTGCTGTGTCGTCTTGAGGTGGTAACCTCGTATCATGGGAAAGAAAACCATGTGACAAAATTCGCCAAGCAACATCATATACAGCTTCATCACTGGCCTCCAAAAATCAGTTTAGATAACTTTCACATTGGTCTTGTTGTATCTTTCGGACATTTAATACCGTTAGACATGATAAGCTCTTTCCCATT AGGCATGTTGAATGTCCATGGTAGTTTACTACCTAGATGGCGGGGAGCTGCGCCAATAATATACACACTGATGAACGGCGATAGTGAAACAGGTGTCAGTATCATGAAAATAATGCCGAAAGT ATTTGATATCGGCGAGGTATTAGCTCAAAGCAAAATAGAAGTTCGCGACGATGAAACAATGCCGGAATTACGAACTAGAATGTCACAACTTGGCGCAAATCTCTTATTGGATACTGTAAGAAAGTTACCAAATATTTTAGAGTCTGCAAAACCTCAAAGTAATGACGGAATTACCTATG CTCCTAGAGTTACATCAAAGTTGTCATTAGTAAAATGGAATGAGATGACAGCAAAAAGAGTCTTTGACTTATACCGTGCTTTGTATGACTTGTATCCATTGACTACAAAGTTTATGGGATTGACGATAAAGCTTCTGGAAATTGAACTGCTCAAAGATCCACCACTAGGAAACAATTCATCAAATCACCTCCCAG GCCTTGTGATGTATAGCAAAGATCTTGACAGATTAGTGGTCCATTGTCGAGATAATAGTTGGATTACTGTTGGTAAAATAGGCTACCCCGGTCGACCTCCAATGTCTGCGCGAGATTTTCATAATGGTTTTCTCtacaaaaacaaacagaagaaatcattttttgagGGCTAA
- the LOC105684946 gene encoding PHD finger protein 14 isoform X1 has protein sequence MGCLERDKGEYAKKLGTIVIFGGSRWKMKFPVERDPKKRRVKPVDSAQQSLLDFDLGESSDDSDFRIEDHCEESDDDSVDSNDVGKDEDEDESDGTDDSLDEPLVCGKGMTVCDVIEQARQQATKVGQLDEKVTKVLICCGCLGDRSDDINEIVECDGCGVTVHEGCYGVSDVESFSSTDSLCQSAPWFCEACSAGVDDPSCELCPNKGGIFKETDVGKWVHLVCALYVPGVAFGEVDRLASVTLFEMAYSKWGAKQCCLCEDSRYARTGVCIECDAGMCHTYFHVTCAQREGLLSEAHSEEVDQADPFYAHCKLHSDKTLVRRRRRNWLALQLRAQYRQQLHLQPDHLDTEEQRRIQRKLAKHRHKYLAHKASRPPPWVPTQKMPRLLTTSASACRQLAKKAELMGVDTAALEAQEAQLVALVDVRKKWHIPPAFSVEFIGYYLDRNLRVASMKRRLQEHLDVNSQLLNEQQRLDRKYDEVTKDNEDQIRINVTLKEKIEMYHQLLRSAGYVKPLPLIGDLTKPRIPTTLGTGLGVPTAAALKMGVGFPLPVGKGGEGGREGRVLSSQAHDHNHKGDLTLRHQCGICRRATDQHLLAKCDTCHLHYHLSCLSPPLARMPKKTKLMGWQCSECDKESSGSEVEHVDTSAPRRLRHCKDDASPSFIPVLETQIPAALDTPTTSKIVAATDITTAIATSQEPPTTPKLTIKPMGPQPPFMEKMLTEATVPHPQLTNNLNFTPREGSPQYMVASADGTETISQRSGKKRRREKHKRYTPDPITGVKQRKRKHKRKSLDIENPEMQGQPEVHRRITIKIKPIPRPEGEIASESSPQMFVATSTSTEITPPPPVLKLPLPPPPPPPPLPTTPSTPVTTPSSSNTNSRLSSGNLKKGKEADLLTQCDVCNTPGTNQNLVRCDECKKCYHFTCLEPPVKKSPKRRGYSWHCADCDPSASESEN, from the exons ATGGGGTGCTTAGAGAGGGATAAGGGAGAGTACGCGAAAAAGCTGGGAACAATAGTGATTTTCGGTGGAAGCCGCTGGAAAATGAAGTTTCCTG TTGAACGTGATCCTAAAAAAAGGCGAGTGAAGCCTGTGGATTCTGCTCAGCAATCACTACTTGATTTTGACTTGGGTGAAAGTTCCGATGACAGCGATTTCAGAATTGAAGACCACTGCGAGGAGTCTGATGACGATTCTGTTGATTCCAATGACGTTGGAAAAG ACGAGGATGAAGATGAGTCAGATGGGACTGATGATTCTTTGGATGAGCCATTGGTTTGTGGAAAGGGCATGACTGTGTGTGATGTCATTGAACAAGCACGTCAACAGGCAACTAAAGTGGGACAGCTTGatgaaaaagtaacaaaagtTCTAATTTGTTGCGGATGTTTAGGAGATAGAAGCGATGACATCAATGAAATAGTGGAATGTGATGGATGTGGAGTTACAGTCCACGAAG GTTGTTATGGTGTTTCTGATGTTGAAAGCTTCTCTAGCACAGACTCACTCTGCCAGTCTGCACCATGGTTCTGCGAGGCATGTAGTGCAGGTGTTGATGATCCATCGTGTGAACTGTGTCCCAATAAaggaggaatttttaaagagACTGATGTTGGAAAGTGGGTTCATCTTGTATGTGCTTTATATGTCCCTGGAGTTGCTTTTGGAGAG GTGGATCGCCTAGCAAGTGTAACCCTATTCGAGATGGCATACAGCAAATGGGGTGCAAAGCAGTGCTGCTTATGTGAAGATTCTCGTTATGCACGAACCGGTGTGTGCATAGAATGTGATGCAGGAATGTGTCACACGTACTTCCACGTTACTTG CGCACAAAGAGAGGGTTTATTATCAGAGGCTCACAGCGAAGAAGTGGATCAAGCTGACCCATTTTATGCCCATTGTAAATTACACTCTGACAAAACGCTAGTTCGACGTCGTAGACGTAACTGGTTAGCTCTTCAGCTTCGTGCCCAATATCGACAACAGTTGCACCTACAACCTGATCATCTTGATACTGAGGAACAACGCAGGATTCAAAGAAAGTTAGCAAAACATAGGCACAAGTATTTGGCGCATAAAGCATCAAGGCCACCGCCTTGGG TACCTACGCAAAAAATGCCACGCCTTCTGACAACATCTGCATCCGCATGTCGACAATTGGCAAAGAAAGCTGAGTTGATGGGAGTGGATACTGCAGCTCTTGAAGCCCAAGAGGCTCAGCTGGTTGCTTTGGTAGATGTTAGAAAAAAGTGGCACATTCCTCCTGCGTTTAGTGTAGAATTTATTGGCTACTATCTCGACCGAAATTTACGTGTTGCTTCAATGAAGCGGCGGCTCCAAGAACACTTAGATGTTAACTCTCAATTGTTGAATGAACAACAAAGGTTAGATAGAAAGTACGACGAAGTGACCAAAGATAATGAAGATCAAATTCGTATCAACGTTactttgaaagaaaagattgaaatgTATCATCAGCTACTCAGATCAGCTGGTTACGTCAAACCACTACCACTCATCGGTGATCTAACTAAGCCCAGGATACCAACTACTCTTG GTACAGGTCTCGGGGTGCCAACTGCAGCGGCGTTGAAGATGGGAGTTGGTTTTCCGCTACCTGTAGGCAAAGGTGGTGAAGGTGGAAGGGAAGGCCGTGTTTTGAGCAGTCAAGCTCACGACCACAACCATAAAGGAGATCTAACGTTGAGGCATCAGTGTGGAATTTGCCGGAGAGCAACCGACCAACACTTACTTGCTAAGTGCGACACGTGCCATCTTCACTACCATTTGTCTTGTCTCAGTCCACCTTTGGCACGTATGCCAAAGAAGACGAAACTCATGGGCTG gCAATGTTCAGAGTGTGATAAAGAATCTTCGGGATCAGAAGTGGAACATGTAGACACATCAGCGCCCAGAAGGTTAAGACACTGCAAGGATGATGCCAGCCCTTCCTTCATCCCAGTTTTAGAAACACAGATTCCCGCTGCTCTAGATACACCAACTACGTCAAAAATTGTTGCTGCCACTGATATTACAACAGCGATCGCTACAAGCCAAGAACCGCCCACAACGCCAAAG CTGACCATAAAACCTATGGGGCCACAACCTCCTTTCATGGAAAAAATGCTGACAGAGGCAACTGTGCCTCACCCACAACTGACAAACAATCTAAATTTTACTCCAAGAGAAGGTTCACCACAATACATGGTGGCATCTGCAGACGGCACTGAAACTATATCACAAAGAAGtggaaagaaacgaagaag GGAAAAACATAAGAGATATACACCTGATCCAATCACGGGAGTTAAACAACGTAAACGAAAACACAAAAGGAAGAGCTTGGATATTGAAAATCCCGAAATGCAAGGTCAGCCAGAAGTGCATAGAAGAATCACCATTAAG ATCAAGCCAATTCCACGACCTGAAGGTGAAATAGCGTCAGAATCAAGTCCACAAATGTTCGTTGCTACTTCGACTAGTACCGAAATCACACCGCCACCGCCAGTTCTTAAGCTACCAttgccaccgccaccgccaccacctccCCTGCCAACCACTCCGTCAACTCCTGTTACAACTCCAAGTAGCAGTAATACTAATAGTAGATTATCTTCgggtaatttaaaaaaaggaaaggaagcaGATCTTCTAACCCAGTGCGACGTCTGCAACACCCCCGGAACGAATCAGAACCTTGTCAG GTGTGACGAATGCAAAAAATGCTATCATTTCACATGCCTGGAACCACCAGTTAAGAAATCACCTAAAAGGAGAGGTTACTCGTGGCACTGTGCAGATTGCGATCCGAGT GCATCGGAGTCCGAGAATTGA
- the LOC105684946 gene encoding PHD finger protein 14 isoform X3 gives MMNSSFERDPKKRRVKPVDSAQQSLLDFDLGESSDDSDFRIEDHCEESDDDSVDSNDVGKDEDEDESDGTDDSLDEPLVCGKGMTVCDVIEQARQQATKVGQLDEKVTKVLICCGCLGDRSDDINEIVECDGCGVTVHEGCYGVSDVESFSSTDSLCQSAPWFCEACSAGVDDPSCELCPNKGGIFKETDVGKWVHLVCALYVPGVAFGEVDRLASVTLFEMAYSKWGAKQCCLCEDSRYARTGVCIECDAGMCHTYFHVTCAQREGLLSEAHSEEVDQADPFYAHCKLHSDKTLVRRRRRNWLALQLRAQYRQQLHLQPDHLDTEEQRRIQRKLAKHRHKYLAHKASRPPPWVPTQKMPRLLTTSASACRQLAKKAELMGVDTAALEAQEAQLVALVDVRKKWHIPPAFSVEFIGYYLDRNLRVASMKRRLQEHLDVNSQLLNEQQRLDRKYDEVTKDNEDQIRINVTLKEKIEMYHQLLRSAGYVKPLPLIGDLTKPRIPTTLGTGLGVPTAAALKMGVGFPLPVGKGGEGGREGRVLSSQAHDHNHKGDLTLRHQCGICRRATDQHLLAKCDTCHLHYHLSCLSPPLARMPKKTKLMGWQCSECDKESSGSEVEHVDTSAPRRLRHCKDDASPSFIPVLETQIPAALDTPTTSKIVAATDITTAIATSQEPPTTPKLTIKPMGPQPPFMEKMLTEATVPHPQLTNNLNFTPREGSPQYMVASADGTETISQRSGKKRRREKHKRYTPDPITGVKQRKRKHKRKSLDIENPEMQGQPEVHRRITIKIKPIPRPEGEIASESSPQMFVATSTSTEITPPPPVLKLPLPPPPPPPPLPTTPSTPVTTPSSSNTNSRLSSGNLKKGKEADLLTQCDVCNTPGTNQNLVRCDECKKCYHFTCLEPPVKKSPKRRGYSWHCADCDPSASESEN, from the exons ATGATGAATAGCTCAT TTGAACGTGATCCTAAAAAAAGGCGAGTGAAGCCTGTGGATTCTGCTCAGCAATCACTACTTGATTTTGACTTGGGTGAAAGTTCCGATGACAGCGATTTCAGAATTGAAGACCACTGCGAGGAGTCTGATGACGATTCTGTTGATTCCAATGACGTTGGAAAAG ACGAGGATGAAGATGAGTCAGATGGGACTGATGATTCTTTGGATGAGCCATTGGTTTGTGGAAAGGGCATGACTGTGTGTGATGTCATTGAACAAGCACGTCAACAGGCAACTAAAGTGGGACAGCTTGatgaaaaagtaacaaaagtTCTAATTTGTTGCGGATGTTTAGGAGATAGAAGCGATGACATCAATGAAATAGTGGAATGTGATGGATGTGGAGTTACAGTCCACGAAG GTTGTTATGGTGTTTCTGATGTTGAAAGCTTCTCTAGCACAGACTCACTCTGCCAGTCTGCACCATGGTTCTGCGAGGCATGTAGTGCAGGTGTTGATGATCCATCGTGTGAACTGTGTCCCAATAAaggaggaatttttaaagagACTGATGTTGGAAAGTGGGTTCATCTTGTATGTGCTTTATATGTCCCTGGAGTTGCTTTTGGAGAG GTGGATCGCCTAGCAAGTGTAACCCTATTCGAGATGGCATACAGCAAATGGGGTGCAAAGCAGTGCTGCTTATGTGAAGATTCTCGTTATGCACGAACCGGTGTGTGCATAGAATGTGATGCAGGAATGTGTCACACGTACTTCCACGTTACTTG CGCACAAAGAGAGGGTTTATTATCAGAGGCTCACAGCGAAGAAGTGGATCAAGCTGACCCATTTTATGCCCATTGTAAATTACACTCTGACAAAACGCTAGTTCGACGTCGTAGACGTAACTGGTTAGCTCTTCAGCTTCGTGCCCAATATCGACAACAGTTGCACCTACAACCTGATCATCTTGATACTGAGGAACAACGCAGGATTCAAAGAAAGTTAGCAAAACATAGGCACAAGTATTTGGCGCATAAAGCATCAAGGCCACCGCCTTGGG TACCTACGCAAAAAATGCCACGCCTTCTGACAACATCTGCATCCGCATGTCGACAATTGGCAAAGAAAGCTGAGTTGATGGGAGTGGATACTGCAGCTCTTGAAGCCCAAGAGGCTCAGCTGGTTGCTTTGGTAGATGTTAGAAAAAAGTGGCACATTCCTCCTGCGTTTAGTGTAGAATTTATTGGCTACTATCTCGACCGAAATTTACGTGTTGCTTCAATGAAGCGGCGGCTCCAAGAACACTTAGATGTTAACTCTCAATTGTTGAATGAACAACAAAGGTTAGATAGAAAGTACGACGAAGTGACCAAAGATAATGAAGATCAAATTCGTATCAACGTTactttgaaagaaaagattgaaatgTATCATCAGCTACTCAGATCAGCTGGTTACGTCAAACCACTACCACTCATCGGTGATCTAACTAAGCCCAGGATACCAACTACTCTTG GTACAGGTCTCGGGGTGCCAACTGCAGCGGCGTTGAAGATGGGAGTTGGTTTTCCGCTACCTGTAGGCAAAGGTGGTGAAGGTGGAAGGGAAGGCCGTGTTTTGAGCAGTCAAGCTCACGACCACAACCATAAAGGAGATCTAACGTTGAGGCATCAGTGTGGAATTTGCCGGAGAGCAACCGACCAACACTTACTTGCTAAGTGCGACACGTGCCATCTTCACTACCATTTGTCTTGTCTCAGTCCACCTTTGGCACGTATGCCAAAGAAGACGAAACTCATGGGCTG gCAATGTTCAGAGTGTGATAAAGAATCTTCGGGATCAGAAGTGGAACATGTAGACACATCAGCGCCCAGAAGGTTAAGACACTGCAAGGATGATGCCAGCCCTTCCTTCATCCCAGTTTTAGAAACACAGATTCCCGCTGCTCTAGATACACCAACTACGTCAAAAATTGTTGCTGCCACTGATATTACAACAGCGATCGCTACAAGCCAAGAACCGCCCACAACGCCAAAG CTGACCATAAAACCTATGGGGCCACAACCTCCTTTCATGGAAAAAATGCTGACAGAGGCAACTGTGCCTCACCCACAACTGACAAACAATCTAAATTTTACTCCAAGAGAAGGTTCACCACAATACATGGTGGCATCTGCAGACGGCACTGAAACTATATCACAAAGAAGtggaaagaaacgaagaag GGAAAAACATAAGAGATATACACCTGATCCAATCACGGGAGTTAAACAACGTAAACGAAAACACAAAAGGAAGAGCTTGGATATTGAAAATCCCGAAATGCAAGGTCAGCCAGAAGTGCATAGAAGAATCACCATTAAG ATCAAGCCAATTCCACGACCTGAAGGTGAAATAGCGTCAGAATCAAGTCCACAAATGTTCGTTGCTACTTCGACTAGTACCGAAATCACACCGCCACCGCCAGTTCTTAAGCTACCAttgccaccgccaccgccaccacctccCCTGCCAACCACTCCGTCAACTCCTGTTACAACTCCAAGTAGCAGTAATACTAATAGTAGATTATCTTCgggtaatttaaaaaaaggaaaggaagcaGATCTTCTAACCCAGTGCGACGTCTGCAACACCCCCGGAACGAATCAGAACCTTGTCAG GTGTGACGAATGCAAAAAATGCTATCATTTCACATGCCTGGAACCACCAGTTAAGAAATCACCTAAAAGGAGAGGTTACTCGTGGCACTGTGCAGATTGCGATCCGAGT GCATCGGAGTCCGAGAATTGA
- the LOC105684946 gene encoding PHD finger protein 14 isoform X2, producing the protein MSQDDDVGFLYKTMIERDPKKRRVKPVDSAQQSLLDFDLGESSDDSDFRIEDHCEESDDDSVDSNDVGKDEDEDESDGTDDSLDEPLVCGKGMTVCDVIEQARQQATKVGQLDEKVTKVLICCGCLGDRSDDINEIVECDGCGVTVHEGCYGVSDVESFSSTDSLCQSAPWFCEACSAGVDDPSCELCPNKGGIFKETDVGKWVHLVCALYVPGVAFGEVDRLASVTLFEMAYSKWGAKQCCLCEDSRYARTGVCIECDAGMCHTYFHVTCAQREGLLSEAHSEEVDQADPFYAHCKLHSDKTLVRRRRRNWLALQLRAQYRQQLHLQPDHLDTEEQRRIQRKLAKHRHKYLAHKASRPPPWVPTQKMPRLLTTSASACRQLAKKAELMGVDTAALEAQEAQLVALVDVRKKWHIPPAFSVEFIGYYLDRNLRVASMKRRLQEHLDVNSQLLNEQQRLDRKYDEVTKDNEDQIRINVTLKEKIEMYHQLLRSAGYVKPLPLIGDLTKPRIPTTLGTGLGVPTAAALKMGVGFPLPVGKGGEGGREGRVLSSQAHDHNHKGDLTLRHQCGICRRATDQHLLAKCDTCHLHYHLSCLSPPLARMPKKTKLMGWQCSECDKESSGSEVEHVDTSAPRRLRHCKDDASPSFIPVLETQIPAALDTPTTSKIVAATDITTAIATSQEPPTTPKLTIKPMGPQPPFMEKMLTEATVPHPQLTNNLNFTPREGSPQYMVASADGTETISQRSGKKRRREKHKRYTPDPITGVKQRKRKHKRKSLDIENPEMQGQPEVHRRITIKIKPIPRPEGEIASESSPQMFVATSTSTEITPPPPVLKLPLPPPPPPPPLPTTPSTPVTTPSSSNTNSRLSSGNLKKGKEADLLTQCDVCNTPGTNQNLVRCDECKKCYHFTCLEPPVKKSPKRRGYSWHCADCDPSASESEN; encoded by the exons ATGTCTCAGGACGACGACGTAGGATTTTTGTACAAAACAATGA TTGAACGTGATCCTAAAAAAAGGCGAGTGAAGCCTGTGGATTCTGCTCAGCAATCACTACTTGATTTTGACTTGGGTGAAAGTTCCGATGACAGCGATTTCAGAATTGAAGACCACTGCGAGGAGTCTGATGACGATTCTGTTGATTCCAATGACGTTGGAAAAG ACGAGGATGAAGATGAGTCAGATGGGACTGATGATTCTTTGGATGAGCCATTGGTTTGTGGAAAGGGCATGACTGTGTGTGATGTCATTGAACAAGCACGTCAACAGGCAACTAAAGTGGGACAGCTTGatgaaaaagtaacaaaagtTCTAATTTGTTGCGGATGTTTAGGAGATAGAAGCGATGACATCAATGAAATAGTGGAATGTGATGGATGTGGAGTTACAGTCCACGAAG GTTGTTATGGTGTTTCTGATGTTGAAAGCTTCTCTAGCACAGACTCACTCTGCCAGTCTGCACCATGGTTCTGCGAGGCATGTAGTGCAGGTGTTGATGATCCATCGTGTGAACTGTGTCCCAATAAaggaggaatttttaaagagACTGATGTTGGAAAGTGGGTTCATCTTGTATGTGCTTTATATGTCCCTGGAGTTGCTTTTGGAGAG GTGGATCGCCTAGCAAGTGTAACCCTATTCGAGATGGCATACAGCAAATGGGGTGCAAAGCAGTGCTGCTTATGTGAAGATTCTCGTTATGCACGAACCGGTGTGTGCATAGAATGTGATGCAGGAATGTGTCACACGTACTTCCACGTTACTTG CGCACAAAGAGAGGGTTTATTATCAGAGGCTCACAGCGAAGAAGTGGATCAAGCTGACCCATTTTATGCCCATTGTAAATTACACTCTGACAAAACGCTAGTTCGACGTCGTAGACGTAACTGGTTAGCTCTTCAGCTTCGTGCCCAATATCGACAACAGTTGCACCTACAACCTGATCATCTTGATACTGAGGAACAACGCAGGATTCAAAGAAAGTTAGCAAAACATAGGCACAAGTATTTGGCGCATAAAGCATCAAGGCCACCGCCTTGGG TACCTACGCAAAAAATGCCACGCCTTCTGACAACATCTGCATCCGCATGTCGACAATTGGCAAAGAAAGCTGAGTTGATGGGAGTGGATACTGCAGCTCTTGAAGCCCAAGAGGCTCAGCTGGTTGCTTTGGTAGATGTTAGAAAAAAGTGGCACATTCCTCCTGCGTTTAGTGTAGAATTTATTGGCTACTATCTCGACCGAAATTTACGTGTTGCTTCAATGAAGCGGCGGCTCCAAGAACACTTAGATGTTAACTCTCAATTGTTGAATGAACAACAAAGGTTAGATAGAAAGTACGACGAAGTGACCAAAGATAATGAAGATCAAATTCGTATCAACGTTactttgaaagaaaagattgaaatgTATCATCAGCTACTCAGATCAGCTGGTTACGTCAAACCACTACCACTCATCGGTGATCTAACTAAGCCCAGGATACCAACTACTCTTG GTACAGGTCTCGGGGTGCCAACTGCAGCGGCGTTGAAGATGGGAGTTGGTTTTCCGCTACCTGTAGGCAAAGGTGGTGAAGGTGGAAGGGAAGGCCGTGTTTTGAGCAGTCAAGCTCACGACCACAACCATAAAGGAGATCTAACGTTGAGGCATCAGTGTGGAATTTGCCGGAGAGCAACCGACCAACACTTACTTGCTAAGTGCGACACGTGCCATCTTCACTACCATTTGTCTTGTCTCAGTCCACCTTTGGCACGTATGCCAAAGAAGACGAAACTCATGGGCTG gCAATGTTCAGAGTGTGATAAAGAATCTTCGGGATCAGAAGTGGAACATGTAGACACATCAGCGCCCAGAAGGTTAAGACACTGCAAGGATGATGCCAGCCCTTCCTTCATCCCAGTTTTAGAAACACAGATTCCCGCTGCTCTAGATACACCAACTACGTCAAAAATTGTTGCTGCCACTGATATTACAACAGCGATCGCTACAAGCCAAGAACCGCCCACAACGCCAAAG CTGACCATAAAACCTATGGGGCCACAACCTCCTTTCATGGAAAAAATGCTGACAGAGGCAACTGTGCCTCACCCACAACTGACAAACAATCTAAATTTTACTCCAAGAGAAGGTTCACCACAATACATGGTGGCATCTGCAGACGGCACTGAAACTATATCACAAAGAAGtggaaagaaacgaagaag GGAAAAACATAAGAGATATACACCTGATCCAATCACGGGAGTTAAACAACGTAAACGAAAACACAAAAGGAAGAGCTTGGATATTGAAAATCCCGAAATGCAAGGTCAGCCAGAAGTGCATAGAAGAATCACCATTAAG ATCAAGCCAATTCCACGACCTGAAGGTGAAATAGCGTCAGAATCAAGTCCACAAATGTTCGTTGCTACTTCGACTAGTACCGAAATCACACCGCCACCGCCAGTTCTTAAGCTACCAttgccaccgccaccgccaccacctccCCTGCCAACCACTCCGTCAACTCCTGTTACAACTCCAAGTAGCAGTAATACTAATAGTAGATTATCTTCgggtaatttaaaaaaaggaaaggaagcaGATCTTCTAACCCAGTGCGACGTCTGCAACACCCCCGGAACGAATCAGAACCTTGTCAG GTGTGACGAATGCAAAAAATGCTATCATTTCACATGCCTGGAACCACCAGTTAAGAAATCACCTAAAAGGAGAGGTTACTCGTGGCACTGTGCAGATTGCGATCCGAGT GCATCGGAGTCCGAGAATTGA